The genomic region ATTTTGTCCATCACGTAATCAAGATACGAAAGCGGCGTCGCCGGATTAAACACCAGTCCCGCTTTGCAGCCACTATCGCGAATCAGCTGTAGCGAGCGATCCACATGCTCAGAGGCTTCTGGATGGAAAGTTATATAGCTCGCTCCAGCCTCACTGAAATCGCCAATCATACGGTCCACTGGTTTCACCATGAGATGCACATCTATAGGTGCCGTCACACCATGCTGACGAAGCGCTTTGCATACCATCGGCCCAATCGTCAGATTCGGTACATAGTGATTATCCATGACATCGAAATGGACAATATCAGCCCCAGAGGCCAACACGTTATCGACCTCTTCACCGAGTCGCGCGAAATTAGCGGAAAGAATCGAAGGGGCAATTAGGAAGTTCTGCTCTGCGCTCATAGTTAGTGCATTCCTAGGTTAACAGGGTAAACGGAAGGCGCACATCTTATCAGAGCGGCCCACGAAGCCCCATCTTGCTGAGCGTCACGCTAAGCGAATGCACACACTCATATGCTTAAAAAGAATATAAAACACAATTGTAATTCCACAATCACAGGTATAACCTTAGTGCCATCGCGACATGATCGCCACTGAATCTAAGGAGCCTTCTATGCCTTCACCTACTTTTTCACGCCCTCTTTTCCGCCGCAGCCTACTCTCAATTGCACTGGGCGCGACGGTGGCTAGCGCCGCTATATCCGGCACCGCAGCTGCCCAAGAGCGCGAGCTACTGAACTCTTCCTACGATATCGCTCGTGAGCTTTTCAGCGCTGTCAATCCGGAGTTTCAAGCCTGGTGGCAAGAAGAGCACGGCGAAGAGATCGCCATTAGCCAATCCCACGGCGGTTCCTCTGCTCAGGCCCGGGCCATCATGCAGGGGCTACGTGCCGACGTGGTAACGTTTAACCAGGTCACTGATGTTCAGGTACTGGCCGATGCAGGCTTAGTGGCTGAAGACTGGCAGGACGCGTTCGACAACAATGCATCCCCCTACTATTCCACTACTGCATTTTTGGTGCGTAAAGATAATCCCAAAGGTATCGAAAGCTGGGATGATCTCGCCCAGGAAGACGTTCAAATTGTTTTCCCCAACCCTAAAACATCAGGCAACGGGCGCTATACCTACCTAGCCGCCTGGGGCTTTGCCGAGAACGAATTCGACGGTGATGAAGAGCAGATCCAAGACTTCATGCGCACCTTTCTGCGCAACGTCGCCGTATTCGACACGGGCGGTCGCGGTGCCACCACTAGCTTTATCGAGCGTGGCATCGGCGATGTGCTGATCAGCTTTGAGTCGGAAGTGAACAACATCCGCAGCGAATATGGCAGCGATGATTACGAAGTCATCGTGCCGCCCGTGAGCATCCTGGCCGAATTCCCAGTCGCCGTAGTTGGGCCTAACGCAGAGCGCAACGGCAATAGCGACTTGGCTCAAGCGTATCTTGAGTACTTGTACAGTGAAGATGCCCAGCG from Halomonas sp. 7T harbors:
- the rpe gene encoding ribulose-phosphate 3-epimerase, producing the protein MSAEQNFLIAPSILSANFARLGEEVDNVLASGADIVHFDVMDNHYVPNLTIGPMVCKALRQHGVTAPIDVHLMVKPVDRMIGDFSEAGASYITFHPEASEHVDRSLQLIRDSGCKAGLVFNPATPLSYLDYVMDKIDMVLLMSVNPGFGGQSFIPGTLDKLREARARIDASGRPIRLEIDGGVKVDNIADIAAAGADTFVAGSAIFSAHQANDPHGYNSVIQQLRNELAKVPG
- the cysP gene encoding thiosulfate ABC transporter substrate-binding protein CysP; the encoded protein is MPSPTFSRPLFRRSLLSIALGATVASAAISGTAAAQERELLNSSYDIARELFSAVNPEFQAWWQEEHGEEIAISQSHGGSSAQARAIMQGLRADVVTFNQVTDVQVLADAGLVAEDWQDAFDNNASPYYSTTAFLVRKDNPKGIESWDDLAQEDVQIVFPNPKTSGNGRYTYLAAWGFAENEFDGDEEQIQDFMRTFLRNVAVFDTGGRGATTSFIERGIGDVLISFESEVNNIRSEYGSDDYEVIVPPVSILAEFPVAVVGPNAERNGNSDLAQAYLEYLYSEDAQRQLAGFNYRVHNETVVAEFADQFPDTELFEVENVFGSWEEAMETHFEGGALLDQLQRR